Proteins encoded in a region of the Abyssibacter profundi genome:
- a CDS encoding efflux RND transporter permease subunit — MAFTDIFIRRPVLASVVSLLIALVGLRAYQSLTVQEYPQAENAVITVTTIYVGADAELVQGFITTPLEREIASADGIDYLQSFSQQGVSTIQANLKLNYDAYEALTQITSKVNKIRAELPAESEDPTIDLTVGETTATMYMSFFSDVLDNNQITDYLTRVVQPKLQTVQGVQKAEILGARTFAMRIWMQPERMAGLGVTPADVRAALASNNVLAAVGQTKGSMISVDLTAATDLHTADEFRQLVIRDDGDTLVRLEDVATVVLGAESYDVDVRFNQQNATFIGINVVPGANVLDVIADVREIFPRIVEQFPEGLDADIPYDATRYIEDAISEVRATLIEAMVIVIVVIFLFLGSVRSVIIPAVAVPLSLLGAGFVMLIMGFSVNLLTLLALVLAIGMVVDDAIIVVENIHRHIEEGMQPQAAALKGARELGGPIVAMTITLVAVYAPIGLLGGLTGTLFIEFAFTLAGAVLISGIVALTLSPMMCAKLLKPHDSENQGRFASFLDRQFTKLENSYERRLHGALNTVPVILVFGGVVLVSCYFLFTSSNSELAPEEDQGIVFMLSTGAPNATIDQTTLWTEQMANGIAENPAVENIFQINGVGFSGPAVNSAITGAALKPWSERDKSNKQVQQELQGVIGQIPGLDTAAFIPPPLPGAGSGFPVQFIIGSTDESLAIYEVLQEFMQRVRESGLFIFTQTDLRIDKPQVEVEIDRDKVAAMGLSMQEIGGNLAAMLSGGYVNRFSIQGRSYKVIPQVAREDRLNPEQLGTYHIRTPDGQMMPLSTVVSLEESVRPRSLMRFQQLNAATIQGVPVPGVALGDVLAFMEETAAEVLPEGYTVDYAGQSRQFKAEGSALVVTFFFALIIIYLVLSAQFESFVDPIIMLVTVPMSICGALIFVSLGLTSLNIYSQVGLVTLIGVIAKHGILIVEFANQLQTRDGYDKRTAIEKASAIRLRPVLMTTAALVIAVVPLIIATGPGAAARFSIGIVIASGMTIGTLFTLFVVPGMYMLLGRDFAKLRGEATQAGEADPQPAG; from the coding sequence GGTCCTGGCCTCGGTGGTCAGCCTGCTGATTGCCCTGGTGGGGCTGCGTGCCTACCAGTCGCTCACCGTGCAGGAGTATCCGCAGGCCGAAAACGCCGTCATTACCGTGACGACGATTTATGTCGGGGCCGATGCGGAGCTGGTCCAGGGCTTCATCACAACGCCCTTGGAACGCGAGATCGCCAGTGCCGACGGGATCGACTATTTGCAGTCGTTCAGCCAGCAGGGTGTATCAACGATTCAGGCGAACCTGAAGCTCAACTACGACGCCTATGAGGCGCTCACGCAGATCACCTCCAAGGTCAACAAGATCCGTGCGGAGCTACCAGCGGAGTCCGAGGACCCGACCATCGACCTGACCGTGGGTGAGACCACGGCAACGATGTACATGTCCTTCTTCTCCGATGTGCTGGACAACAACCAGATCACCGACTACCTGACACGGGTCGTGCAGCCCAAGCTGCAGACGGTGCAGGGCGTGCAAAAGGCGGAGATCCTTGGAGCCAGGACCTTTGCCATGCGCATCTGGATGCAGCCGGAGCGCATGGCCGGGCTGGGCGTGACGCCCGCCGATGTCCGCGCAGCGCTGGCGAGCAACAACGTGCTGGCCGCAGTAGGTCAGACCAAGGGATCGATGATTTCCGTCGATCTGACCGCCGCCACCGATTTGCACACGGCCGATGAGTTCCGGCAGTTGGTGATCCGGGATGACGGCGACACGCTGGTCCGTCTGGAAGACGTGGCCACGGTCGTGCTTGGTGCCGAGAGCTATGACGTGGACGTGCGATTCAACCAGCAGAACGCCACGTTCATCGGCATTAACGTCGTGCCCGGCGCCAATGTGCTCGATGTGATTGCTGACGTCCGCGAAATCTTCCCCCGGATTGTCGAGCAGTTCCCCGAGGGCTTGGACGCAGACATTCCCTACGATGCGACTCGCTACATCGAGGACGCGATCTCCGAGGTGCGGGCAACGCTTATCGAGGCGATGGTGATCGTCATCGTGGTCATCTTCCTGTTCTTGGGCAGCGTGCGCAGCGTCATCATTCCGGCCGTCGCGGTACCGCTGTCGTTGCTGGGAGCCGGCTTCGTCATGTTGATCATGGGGTTCTCCGTCAACCTGCTGACCTTGCTCGCGCTGGTGCTGGCCATCGGCATGGTGGTGGATGACGCCATCATTGTCGTGGAGAACATCCACCGGCATATCGAGGAGGGCATGCAGCCCCAGGCGGCAGCGCTCAAGGGCGCGCGGGAACTGGGTGGTCCCATCGTGGCCATGACGATCACGTTGGTCGCGGTGTACGCACCCATCGGTCTGCTCGGTGGCCTCACCGGCACCTTGTTCATCGAGTTTGCGTTCACGCTGGCTGGCGCCGTCCTGATTTCCGGCATTGTCGCGTTGACCTTGTCGCCGATGATGTGCGCCAAGCTGCTCAAGCCGCACGACAGCGAGAACCAGGGGCGTTTCGCCAGTTTCCTGGATCGCCAGTTCACCAAGCTGGAGAACAGCTACGAGCGACGCCTGCATGGTGCATTGAACACCGTGCCGGTCATTCTGGTGTTCGGCGGGGTGGTGCTGGTGTCCTGCTACTTCCTCTTTACCTCGTCGAATAGCGAACTGGCGCCGGAAGAGGACCAGGGCATCGTCTTCATGCTGTCCACGGGCGCGCCCAATGCCACCATCGATCAGACCACGCTGTGGACCGAGCAGATGGCCAATGGCATTGCTGAGAACCCGGCGGTCGAGAACATTTTCCAGATCAATGGGGTGGGTTTCTCGGGCCCGGCGGTGAACTCGGCGATCACCGGGGCGGCGCTGAAACCCTGGAGCGAGCGAGACAAGAGCAACAAGCAGGTGCAGCAGGAGTTGCAGGGCGTCATCGGGCAGATTCCCGGTCTGGATACGGCGGCGTTCATTCCGCCACCGCTGCCCGGTGCCGGCAGCGGATTCCCCGTGCAGTTCATCATCGGTTCCACCGACGAATCGCTGGCGATTTATGAAGTGCTGCAGGAGTTCATGCAGCGGGTGCGCGAGTCGGGTCTGTTCATCTTCACTCAGACCGACCTGCGTATCGACAAGCCGCAGGTCGAGGTGGAAATCGACCGCGACAAGGTCGCAGCCATGGGACTGTCGATGCAGGAGATCGGTGGCAACCTGGCCGCCATGCTGTCCGGCGGCTACGTCAACCGCTTCTCGATCCAGGGGCGCAGCTACAAGGTGATTCCCCAGGTGGCGCGGGAAGATCGTCTGAATCCGGAACAACTGGGGACGTATCACATTCGCACGCCGGATGGTCAGATGATGCCGCTGTCCACGGTGGTGTCGCTGGAAGAGAGCGTCCGACCCCGCAGTTTGATGCGGTTCCAACAGTTGAATGCGGCAACCATTCAGGGTGTGCCCGTGCCCGGCGTGGCGCTGGGTGATGTGCTGGCCTTCATGGAGGAAACCGCCGCTGAGGTGCTGCCGGAGGGGTATACGGTCGACTACGCCGGCCAGTCGCGGCAGTTCAAGGCGGAAGGCAGTGCGCTGGTGGTCACGTTCTTCTTCGCGTTGATCATTATTTATTTGGTCTTGTCAGCGCAGTTCGAGAGCTTCGTCGACCCGATCATCATGCTGGTCACTGTGCCGATGTCGATTTGCGGCGCCTTGATCTTCGTCAGCCTGGGTCTGACCTCGCTGAATATCTACTCGCAGGTCGGGCTGGTGACCTTGATCGGGGTGATTGCCAAACACGGCATCCTGATCGTGGAATTCGCCAATCAGCTGCAGACCCGCGACGGGTACGACAAGCGCACGGCCATCGAAAAGGCATCGGCGATTCGTCTGCGTCCGGTTCTGATGACCACGGCTGCGCTTGTGATCGCGGTGGTGCCGCTGATCATCGCCACCGGCCCGGGTGCGGCGGCGCGTTTCTCCATCGGCATTGTCATCGCCTCGGGCATGACCATTGGCACGTTATTCACGCTATTCGTCGTGCCGGGGATGTACATGCTGCTGGGGCGTGACTTTGCCAAACTTCGCGGTGAGGCGACCCAGGCTGGCGAGGCCGACCCGCAACCCGCCGGCTAG
- a CDS encoding DUF4870 family protein, protein MDHGTDTDRNTLLIAYVLYALGPFNGLTAIAGVIINHIKINDTSSEFVRSHHSWLLRTFWWGLLWSIISTVLMIVGVGFLIYGVLAIWYIYRVVRGLINYADRKTMPR, encoded by the coding sequence ATGGACCACGGAACGGACACGGATCGGAATACGCTGCTGATCGCCTACGTGCTGTACGCGCTCGGACCTTTTAACGGGCTGACGGCCATCGCCGGCGTGATCATCAACCACATCAAGATCAACGACACCAGCAGCGAGTTCGTTCGCAGCCACCACAGCTGGTTGCTCCGGACGTTCTGGTGGGGATTGCTGTGGAGCATCATCTCCACCGTACTCATGATCGTCGGGGTGGGCTTTCTGATCTACGGCGTGCTGGCCATCTGGTACATCTACCGCGTGGTTCGTGGCTTGATCAACTACGCCGATCGCAAAACCATGCCGCGATAG